A window of Sebastes umbrosus isolate fSebUmb1 chromosome 3, fSebUmb1.pri, whole genome shotgun sequence contains these coding sequences:
- the dzank1 gene encoding double zinc ribbon and ankyrin repeat-containing protein 1 isoform X2 produces the protein MTAGAVSAPLIIPIIQRRTHRAKNHLDTNTPVSIQSDTPEVLIFFTLDGSRPAAAAQQGSAGSSSKYSGPILLPAGRVAVRAVAVTSDGRESSTVTKVFSVEHVDSNCRKESVQSDQQRPSEGTSLSAENFAGSSLRPPEPRTMGNASPPSGPRFLNSLLGSPTQQQQTGPSQRSQSASPGVLKQLSSTQTSRIHRETDFLRCAQCLSFRPSDPFSGFCAQCGAAVPPLPEHRRPPAEGGQVVCCVFCNSLVPINTPTCFTCEASVRQQLQPQSSRILQDHVRCVYCGSGNPAHISSCLTCESRLQPAAWNGAPSVRSADGRKLTCSRCKRLNHGDARYCDWCGSKPGHAASCVVCRRCGASGHPYAFYCTTCGAFLEAPPPPTSCNDITRPVGGATTNKASVPTSHDATWQATPSSGPAPSKKLATLSSGPAPSTKLATPTAEQYTQTVGLYYPSATELQRKEQQKTLQLSRQPATRDRQPLLTAISPGRGYWRKQLDHVCAHLRSYAQNNAPFRALLGEPRLGRMVSAVIQEDPYEVSVTVSFVSAGREHQQVSPTGDGVGLAGGIETLSSVTERSANSSSLRSDRSTGLMRKPNLIPKPPVKDVQLLKELGPGPGGGQVSVIQQLLDQGADPSCCGSDGRHALAVAVVNGHHDVLPVLVQRGADVDQQSGQMKNTALHEAASLGSEGVNCARVLLSCKAGVRRRNTGGQTAYDMAVNSGCNDMVSLLAARTGLDLLGKLGKPKLDLDVF, from the exons ATGACAGCAGGAGCGGTGTCGGCTCCGCTCATCATTCCCATTATCCAACGGCGGACACACAGAGCCAAGAACCACCTGGACACCAACACACCTGTCTCCATCCAGTCAG ACACTCCTGAAGTTCTGATCTTCTTCACTCTGGACGGGTCGCGGCCGGCGGCGGCGGCACAGCAAGGgtcagcaggcagcagcagcaagtaCAGCGGACCCATCCTGCTGCCTGCTGGTCGAGTGGCTGTCAGAGCTGTAGCCGTCACCAG TGACGGCAGAGAGAGCTCCACGGTGACGAAGGTTTTCTCGGTTGAACATGTGGACTCAAACTGCAGGAAGGAGAGCGTCCAGAGTGACCAGCAG CGTCCGTCTGAAGGAACCTCGTTGTCTGCTGAGAACTTTGCTGGTTCTTCACTGAGGCCTCCAG AGCCGAGGACGATGGGAAACGCCTCTCCTCCATCAGGTCCTCGTTTTCTGAACAGTCTTCTGGGCTCTCCgacccaacaacaacaaactggaCCGTCCCAACGTTCCCAGTCAGCG AGTCCAGGTGTGTTGAAGCAGCTGAGCAGCACGCAGACGTCCCGAATCCACCGAGAGACCGACTTCCTGCG gTGTGCTCAGTGTTTGAGTTTTCGTCCTTCAGATCCTTTTTCTGGGTTCTGTGCTCAGTGTGGAGCTGCAGTTCCTCCGTTACCTGAGCACAGACGACCCCCTGCTGAGGGAGGACAG GTGGTCTGCTGTGTGTTCTGTAACTCTCTGGTTCCGATCAACACTCCGACCTGTTTCACCTGTGAAGCCTCCGTCCGTCAACAACTACAACCACAGTCCAGTAGAATACTACag GATCACGTGCGGTGTGTTTACTGTGGAAGCGGGAATCCAGCTCACATCTCCAGCTGTTTGACCTGCGAGAGCCGCCTGCAGCCG gCGGCGTGGAACGGCGCCCCCTCTGTCCGCTCAGCAGACGGCAGGAAGTTGACCTGCTCCAGATGTAAACGTTTAAACCACGGCGATGCCAGATACTGCGACTGGTGCGGCTCGAAG CCTGGCCACGCAGCCAGCTGTGTGGTTTGTCGGCGATGCGGAGCGAGCGGACATCCGTACGCCTTCTACTGCACAACCTGCGGCGCCTTTCTGGAAGCACCGCCGCCACCCACATCCTGCAATGACATCACGCGACCTGTCGGGGGCGCCACCACGAACAAG GCTTCAGTCCCAACTTCCCATGATGCCACCTGGCAGGCCACGCCCTCCTCCGGCCCCGCTCCTAGCAAGAAGTTAGCCACGCTCTCCTCCGGCCCCGCTCCTAGCACGAAGTTAGCCACGCCCACTGCCGAGCAGTACACGCAGACTGTTGGACTCTATTACCCATCAGCCACTGAGCTGCAGAGGAAGGAGCAACAGAAGACGCTACAACTCAGCAGGCAGCCGGCGACCAGAGACCGCCAACCGCTGCTGACCGCCATCAGCCCGGGCAGAg GTTACTGGAGGAAGCAGCTGGATCATGTGTGTGCTCACCTGAGGAGCTACGCTCAGAACAACGCCCCCTTCAGGGCTCTGCTGGGAGAGCCTCGTCTGGGCCGG ATGGTCTCTGCTGTGATTCAGGAAGATCCCTACGAGGTCAGCGTGACCGTCAGCTTCGTGTCGGCCGGACGGGAACACCAGCAG GTGAGTCCAACAGGTGACGGTGTTGGACTTGCAGGTGGGATCGAGACTCTGAGCAGCGTTACAGAGCGATCTGCCAACAGCAGCAGTCTCA GAAGTGATCGGTCCACAGGTCTGATGAGAAAACCAAACCTGATCCCCAAACCGCCG GTGAAGGACGTGCAGCTGCTGAAGGAGCTGGGTCCGGGTCCGGGTGGAGGTCAGGTCAGCGTCATCCAGCAGCTCCTGGACCAG GGGGCGGATCCTTCCTGCTGCGGCAGCGACGGGCGACACGCTCTGGCGGTTGCCGTGGTGAACGGTCATCATGATGTACTTCCTGTTCTAGTGCAGCGAGGAGCCGACGTGGACCAGCAGTCTGGACA gatGAAGAACACAGCTCTCCATGAAGCTGCCTCTCTGGGCTCTGAAGGTGTGAACTGTGCTCGGGTGCTGCTCAG CTGTAAGGCCGGCGTGAGGCGGAGGAACACCGGCGGTCAGACGGCGTACGACATGGCGGTGAACTCCGGCTGCAACGACATGGTGTCTCTGCTGGCTGCTCGGACCGGACTGGACCTGCTGGGCAAACTGGGAAAACCCAAACTGGACCTGGATGTGTTCTGA
- the dzank1 gene encoding double zinc ribbon and ankyrin repeat-containing protein 1 isoform X3 — MTAGAVSAPLIIPIIQRRTHRAKNHLDTNTPVSIQSDTPEVLIFFTLDGSRPAAAAQQGSAGSSSKYSGPILLPAGRVAVRAVAVTSDGRESSTVTKVFSVEHVDSNCRKESVQSDQQRPSEGTSLSAENFAGSSLRPPEPRTMGNASPPSGPRFLNSLLGSPTQQQQTGPSQRSQSASPGVLKQLSSTQTSRIHRETDFLRCAQCLSFRPSDPFSGFCAQCGAAVPPLPEHRRPPAEGGQVLHSHLSSAEGGLVVCCVFCNSLVPINTPTCFTCEASVRQQLQPQSSRILQDHVRCVYCGSGNPAHISSCLTCESRLQPAAWNGAPSVRSADGRKLTCSRCKRLNHGDARYCDWCGSKPGHAASCVVCRRCGASGHPYAFYCTTCGAFLEAPPPPTSCNDITRPVGGATTNKASVPTSHDATWQATPSSGPAPSKKLATLSSGPAPSTKLATPTAEQYTQTVGLYYPSATELQRKEQQKTLQLSRQPATRDRQPLLTAISPGRGYWRKQLDHVCAHLRSYAQNNAPFRALLGEPRLGRMVSAVIQEDPYEVSVTVSFVSAGREHQQVSPTGDGVGLAGGIETLSSVTERSANSSSLRSDRSTGLMRKPNLIPKPPGADPSCCGSDGRHALAVAVVNGHHDVLPVLVQRGADVDQQSGQMKNTALHEAASLGSEGVNCARVLLSCKAGVRRRNTGGQTAYDMAVNSGCNDMVSLLAARTGLDLLGKLGKPKLDLDVF, encoded by the exons ATGACAGCAGGAGCGGTGTCGGCTCCGCTCATCATTCCCATTATCCAACGGCGGACACACAGAGCCAAGAACCACCTGGACACCAACACACCTGTCTCCATCCAGTCAG ACACTCCTGAAGTTCTGATCTTCTTCACTCTGGACGGGTCGCGGCCGGCGGCGGCGGCACAGCAAGGgtcagcaggcagcagcagcaagtaCAGCGGACCCATCCTGCTGCCTGCTGGTCGAGTGGCTGTCAGAGCTGTAGCCGTCACCAG TGACGGCAGAGAGAGCTCCACGGTGACGAAGGTTTTCTCGGTTGAACATGTGGACTCAAACTGCAGGAAGGAGAGCGTCCAGAGTGACCAGCAG CGTCCGTCTGAAGGAACCTCGTTGTCTGCTGAGAACTTTGCTGGTTCTTCACTGAGGCCTCCAG AGCCGAGGACGATGGGAAACGCCTCTCCTCCATCAGGTCCTCGTTTTCTGAACAGTCTTCTGGGCTCTCCgacccaacaacaacaaactggaCCGTCCCAACGTTCCCAGTCAGCG AGTCCAGGTGTGTTGAAGCAGCTGAGCAGCACGCAGACGTCCCGAATCCACCGAGAGACCGACTTCCTGCG gTGTGCTCAGTGTTTGAGTTTTCGTCCTTCAGATCCTTTTTCTGGGTTCTGTGCTCAGTGTGGAGCTGCAGTTCCTCCGTTACCTGAGCACAGACGACCCCCTGCTGAGGGAGGACAGGTACTCCACTCACACCTGTCCTCTGCTGAGGGAGGACTG GTGGTCTGCTGTGTGTTCTGTAACTCTCTGGTTCCGATCAACACTCCGACCTGTTTCACCTGTGAAGCCTCCGTCCGTCAACAACTACAACCACAGTCCAGTAGAATACTACag GATCACGTGCGGTGTGTTTACTGTGGAAGCGGGAATCCAGCTCACATCTCCAGCTGTTTGACCTGCGAGAGCCGCCTGCAGCCG gCGGCGTGGAACGGCGCCCCCTCTGTCCGCTCAGCAGACGGCAGGAAGTTGACCTGCTCCAGATGTAAACGTTTAAACCACGGCGATGCCAGATACTGCGACTGGTGCGGCTCGAAG CCTGGCCACGCAGCCAGCTGTGTGGTTTGTCGGCGATGCGGAGCGAGCGGACATCCGTACGCCTTCTACTGCACAACCTGCGGCGCCTTTCTGGAAGCACCGCCGCCACCCACATCCTGCAATGACATCACGCGACCTGTCGGGGGCGCCACCACGAACAAG GCTTCAGTCCCAACTTCCCATGATGCCACCTGGCAGGCCACGCCCTCCTCCGGCCCCGCTCCTAGCAAGAAGTTAGCCACGCTCTCCTCCGGCCCCGCTCCTAGCACGAAGTTAGCCACGCCCACTGCCGAGCAGTACACGCAGACTGTTGGACTCTATTACCCATCAGCCACTGAGCTGCAGAGGAAGGAGCAACAGAAGACGCTACAACTCAGCAGGCAGCCGGCGACCAGAGACCGCCAACCGCTGCTGACCGCCATCAGCCCGGGCAGAg GTTACTGGAGGAAGCAGCTGGATCATGTGTGTGCTCACCTGAGGAGCTACGCTCAGAACAACGCCCCCTTCAGGGCTCTGCTGGGAGAGCCTCGTCTGGGCCGG ATGGTCTCTGCTGTGATTCAGGAAGATCCCTACGAGGTCAGCGTGACCGTCAGCTTCGTGTCGGCCGGACGGGAACACCAGCAG GTGAGTCCAACAGGTGACGGTGTTGGACTTGCAGGTGGGATCGAGACTCTGAGCAGCGTTACAGAGCGATCTGCCAACAGCAGCAGTCTCA GAAGTGATCGGTCCACAGGTCTGATGAGAAAACCAAACCTGATCCCCAAACCGCCG GGGGCGGATCCTTCCTGCTGCGGCAGCGACGGGCGACACGCTCTGGCGGTTGCCGTGGTGAACGGTCATCATGATGTACTTCCTGTTCTAGTGCAGCGAGGAGCCGACGTGGACCAGCAGTCTGGACA gatGAAGAACACAGCTCTCCATGAAGCTGCCTCTCTGGGCTCTGAAGGTGTGAACTGTGCTCGGGTGCTGCTCAG CTGTAAGGCCGGCGTGAGGCGGAGGAACACCGGCGGTCAGACGGCGTACGACATGGCGGTGAACTCCGGCTGCAACGACATGGTGTCTCTGCTGGCTGCTCGGACCGGACTGGACCTGCTGGGCAAACTGGGAAAACCCAAACTGGACCTGGATGTGTTCTGA
- the dzank1 gene encoding double zinc ribbon and ankyrin repeat-containing protein 1 isoform X1, protein MTAGAVSAPLIIPIIQRRTHRAKNHLDTNTPVSIQSDTPEVLIFFTLDGSRPAAAAQQGSAGSSSKYSGPILLPAGRVAVRAVAVTSDGRESSTVTKVFSVEHVDSNCRKESVQSDQQRPSEGTSLSAENFAGSSLRPPEPRTMGNASPPSGPRFLNSLLGSPTQQQQTGPSQRSQSASPGVLKQLSSTQTSRIHRETDFLRCAQCLSFRPSDPFSGFCAQCGAAVPPLPEHRRPPAEGGQVLHSHLSSAEGGLVVCCVFCNSLVPINTPTCFTCEASVRQQLQPQSSRILQDHVRCVYCGSGNPAHISSCLTCESRLQPAAWNGAPSVRSADGRKLTCSRCKRLNHGDARYCDWCGSKPGHAASCVVCRRCGASGHPYAFYCTTCGAFLEAPPPPTSCNDITRPVGGATTNKASVPTSHDATWQATPSSGPAPSKKLATLSSGPAPSTKLATPTAEQYTQTVGLYYPSATELQRKEQQKTLQLSRQPATRDRQPLLTAISPGRGYWRKQLDHVCAHLRSYAQNNAPFRALLGEPRLGRMVSAVIQEDPYEVSVTVSFVSAGREHQQVSPTGDGVGLAGGIETLSSVTERSANSSSLRSDRSTGLMRKPNLIPKPPVKDVQLLKELGPGPGGGQVSVIQQLLDQGADPSCCGSDGRHALAVAVVNGHHDVLPVLVQRGADVDQQSGQMKNTALHEAASLGSEGVNCARVLLSCKAGVRRRNTGGQTAYDMAVNSGCNDMVSLLAARTGLDLLGKLGKPKLDLDVF, encoded by the exons ATGACAGCAGGAGCGGTGTCGGCTCCGCTCATCATTCCCATTATCCAACGGCGGACACACAGAGCCAAGAACCACCTGGACACCAACACACCTGTCTCCATCCAGTCAG ACACTCCTGAAGTTCTGATCTTCTTCACTCTGGACGGGTCGCGGCCGGCGGCGGCGGCACAGCAAGGgtcagcaggcagcagcagcaagtaCAGCGGACCCATCCTGCTGCCTGCTGGTCGAGTGGCTGTCAGAGCTGTAGCCGTCACCAG TGACGGCAGAGAGAGCTCCACGGTGACGAAGGTTTTCTCGGTTGAACATGTGGACTCAAACTGCAGGAAGGAGAGCGTCCAGAGTGACCAGCAG CGTCCGTCTGAAGGAACCTCGTTGTCTGCTGAGAACTTTGCTGGTTCTTCACTGAGGCCTCCAG AGCCGAGGACGATGGGAAACGCCTCTCCTCCATCAGGTCCTCGTTTTCTGAACAGTCTTCTGGGCTCTCCgacccaacaacaacaaactggaCCGTCCCAACGTTCCCAGTCAGCG AGTCCAGGTGTGTTGAAGCAGCTGAGCAGCACGCAGACGTCCCGAATCCACCGAGAGACCGACTTCCTGCG gTGTGCTCAGTGTTTGAGTTTTCGTCCTTCAGATCCTTTTTCTGGGTTCTGTGCTCAGTGTGGAGCTGCAGTTCCTCCGTTACCTGAGCACAGACGACCCCCTGCTGAGGGAGGACAGGTACTCCACTCACACCTGTCCTCTGCTGAGGGAGGACTG GTGGTCTGCTGTGTGTTCTGTAACTCTCTGGTTCCGATCAACACTCCGACCTGTTTCACCTGTGAAGCCTCCGTCCGTCAACAACTACAACCACAGTCCAGTAGAATACTACag GATCACGTGCGGTGTGTTTACTGTGGAAGCGGGAATCCAGCTCACATCTCCAGCTGTTTGACCTGCGAGAGCCGCCTGCAGCCG gCGGCGTGGAACGGCGCCCCCTCTGTCCGCTCAGCAGACGGCAGGAAGTTGACCTGCTCCAGATGTAAACGTTTAAACCACGGCGATGCCAGATACTGCGACTGGTGCGGCTCGAAG CCTGGCCACGCAGCCAGCTGTGTGGTTTGTCGGCGATGCGGAGCGAGCGGACATCCGTACGCCTTCTACTGCACAACCTGCGGCGCCTTTCTGGAAGCACCGCCGCCACCCACATCCTGCAATGACATCACGCGACCTGTCGGGGGCGCCACCACGAACAAG GCTTCAGTCCCAACTTCCCATGATGCCACCTGGCAGGCCACGCCCTCCTCCGGCCCCGCTCCTAGCAAGAAGTTAGCCACGCTCTCCTCCGGCCCCGCTCCTAGCACGAAGTTAGCCACGCCCACTGCCGAGCAGTACACGCAGACTGTTGGACTCTATTACCCATCAGCCACTGAGCTGCAGAGGAAGGAGCAACAGAAGACGCTACAACTCAGCAGGCAGCCGGCGACCAGAGACCGCCAACCGCTGCTGACCGCCATCAGCCCGGGCAGAg GTTACTGGAGGAAGCAGCTGGATCATGTGTGTGCTCACCTGAGGAGCTACGCTCAGAACAACGCCCCCTTCAGGGCTCTGCTGGGAGAGCCTCGTCTGGGCCGG ATGGTCTCTGCTGTGATTCAGGAAGATCCCTACGAGGTCAGCGTGACCGTCAGCTTCGTGTCGGCCGGACGGGAACACCAGCAG GTGAGTCCAACAGGTGACGGTGTTGGACTTGCAGGTGGGATCGAGACTCTGAGCAGCGTTACAGAGCGATCTGCCAACAGCAGCAGTCTCA GAAGTGATCGGTCCACAGGTCTGATGAGAAAACCAAACCTGATCCCCAAACCGCCG GTGAAGGACGTGCAGCTGCTGAAGGAGCTGGGTCCGGGTCCGGGTGGAGGTCAGGTCAGCGTCATCCAGCAGCTCCTGGACCAG GGGGCGGATCCTTCCTGCTGCGGCAGCGACGGGCGACACGCTCTGGCGGTTGCCGTGGTGAACGGTCATCATGATGTACTTCCTGTTCTAGTGCAGCGAGGAGCCGACGTGGACCAGCAGTCTGGACA gatGAAGAACACAGCTCTCCATGAAGCTGCCTCTCTGGGCTCTGAAGGTGTGAACTGTGCTCGGGTGCTGCTCAG CTGTAAGGCCGGCGTGAGGCGGAGGAACACCGGCGGTCAGACGGCGTACGACATGGCGGTGAACTCCGGCTGCAACGACATGGTGTCTCTGCTGGCTGCTCGGACCGGACTGGACCTGCTGGGCAAACTGGGAAAACCCAAACTGGACCTGGATGTGTTCTGA